One Syntrophorhabdaceae bacterium genomic region harbors:
- a CDS encoding hydantoinase/oxoprolinase family protein, with translation MLIGIDVGGTYTDGVLFSDGAVVHSVKSPTDETDLKATLLLVLDELLAHGIRDEVHRVVLGTTLITNLLATGQGERTALLLMPGSGLPYGSYRICPETYFLKGGIDFRGREIDPPDKKEIELVLREVDRAGILRVAVAGKFSHRNDSHEKFVRERIGELYPAMEVCLSNEVSGRLNFPRRAVTCYYTAMTMREWNRFADGIEAAIRDRIPSCEVHILKADGGTTTLEGSRKRPCETVFSGPAASTMGAMALSRETLNSVVVDMGGTTSDICLLIDGRPLNASKGATIEGRLTHVSSFAVHSIALGGDSSLRMEDGSLRVGPLRLGPAVCFGGDTPTVTDAFNVLMDLNLGDIKASRTKIEALAAEAGQSVEALCLAVADRVTSTLKDAIRRMFTEWEDEPAYKVWEVVNKRKFVLHRVIGIGAAAPAIIPLLSRELGVDYFLHPYSPVANALGAAVSRPTLAMEVHVDTQKRTYSGAPGGFSGPVKERDYQVHDAVKLARMLLAELSRQRRLSVYSEDAQVYLEEQFNMIRGMGLAGKLFDVGIQITPGFIEEFKGVDL, from the coding sequence GTGTTGATCGGTATCGATGTGGGCGGCACCTATACGGACGGCGTGCTCTTTTCGGATGGGGCGGTGGTCCATTCCGTCAAGAGCCCGACCGACGAGACGGACCTGAAGGCGACCCTCCTCCTGGTCCTGGATGAGCTCCTTGCCCATGGGATCAGAGACGAGGTCCATCGGGTCGTGTTGGGGACCACCCTGATAACCAATCTCCTTGCCACGGGGCAGGGCGAGCGTACCGCGCTCCTCCTTATGCCTGGAAGCGGGCTTCCCTATGGGTCATACCGGATCTGCCCGGAGACTTATTTCCTGAAAGGAGGCATCGATTTTCGCGGACGCGAAATTGACCCTCCGGATAAGAAGGAAATCGAATTAGTATTGCGCGAGGTTGACCGTGCGGGCATCCTTCGGGTGGCGGTGGCGGGGAAGTTCTCCCATCGTAACGACAGCCATGAGAAATTCGTGAGAGAAAGGATCGGAGAGCTTTATCCCGCAATGGAGGTCTGCCTGAGCAACGAGGTCTCGGGACGCCTTAATTTTCCCCGCCGCGCGGTGACTTGTTATTATACGGCGATGACCATGAGAGAATGGAACCGGTTTGCCGACGGGATAGAGGCAGCGATCAGGGACCGCATCCCGTCCTGCGAGGTCCATATCCTGAAAGCCGACGGAGGCACCACCACTTTGGAAGGGAGCAGGAAGAGGCCCTGCGAGACTGTTTTTTCAGGCCCCGCGGCGAGCACCATGGGCGCCATGGCGTTAAGCCGTGAAACTTTGAACTCCGTGGTGGTCGATATGGGCGGGACCACGTCCGACATATGCCTCCTTATCGACGGCCGGCCTCTTAATGCCTCGAAAGGGGCAACAATCGAGGGTCGTCTGACCCATGTCAGCTCTTTTGCCGTCCATAGTATCGCCTTGGGCGGAGACAGTTCGCTCCGGATGGAAGATGGATCGTTACGGGTAGGCCCCCTTCGTCTCGGGCCGGCAGTCTGCTTCGGCGGAGATACGCCCACCGTGACGGATGCGTTTAACGTGCTCATGGACCTTAATCTGGGTGATATAAAGGCCTCGCGGACAAAAATAGAAGCCCTTGCCGCTGAAGCGGGTCAATCCGTTGAGGCGCTCTGCCTGGCGGTGGCGGACCGGGTGACGTCCACGTTAAAAGATGCTATCCGCCGCATGTTTACGGAGTGGGAGGACGAGCCTGCCTACAAAGTCTGGGAAGTGGTCAACAAGAGAAAATTCGTGCTCCACCGGGTGATCGGCATCGGCGCGGCAGCGCCGGCCATTATCCCCCTTCTTTCCAGGGAGCTGGGGGTCGATTATTTTCTCCATCCCTATTCACCCGTCGCCAATGCACTGGGCGCGGCGGTCTCGCGGCCGACCCTGGCAATGGAGGTCCACGTGGACACGCAAAAGCGCACCTATTCCGGGGCGCCGGGAGGATTCAGCGGGCCGGTCAAGGAGCGGGATTACCAGGTTCATGATGCGGTGAAGCTGGCGCGCATGCTTCTAGCGGAGTTGAGCCGCCAAAGGAGGCTGTCCGTCTATTCGGAGGACGCCCAGGTCTACCTGGAGGAGCAGTTCAACATGATCCGGGGCATGGGGCTCGCCGGAAAGCTCTTCGATGTGGGGATCCAGATTACACCGGGGTTTATCGAGGAATTCAAGGGGGTGGACCTGTGA
- a CDS encoding DUF6429 family protein produces the protein MKYDEDKIDEYILALLYLGTHDREEGFGARVWKGFDWDAMDRLHQKGFISNPIGKAKSVVISEEGLLKAKALFEQFFTK, from the coding sequence ATGAAATATGATGAAGATAAGATAGACGAATATATCCTTGCCCTCCTCTACCTCGGTACCCACGACAGGGAGGAAGGTTTTGGTGCGAGAGTCTGGAAAGGGTTCGACTGGGACGCCATGGACAGGCTCCATCAAAAAGGATTTATTTCAAACCCCATAGGCAAGGCAAAGTCGGTAGTGATCAGTGAGGAGGGTTTACTCAAGGCGAAAGCGCTTTTTGAGCAGTTTTTCACGAAATGA
- a CDS encoding histone deacetylase gives MKPTGVLFFPAFDWAISPTHPEREERLLYTRDQLFEEGIMDMDEISEYHPRLASFKEVSRTHFCVPSVDTRVTQAHLVSAGSALVMADAFMKGEVKNAFAIIRPPGHHAMTVSHGNRGFCDINNEAVMVEYLRQTYGVRRIAIVDTDVHHGDGTQEIFWHDPDVLFISFHQDGRTLYPGSGFDDELGGPLAFGTTINIPLAPRTTDTGIHYVLDNLVLPLLDEFKPEVVINSAGQDNHYSDPLSNMSFTAQGYAALTTRLKPDIAVLEGGYSVETALPYINMGIIMALAGIDYSNLREPDYDPARFKETADNMRYLRALVDQQLAVFRQREEVVEKNRRKGEEFASIKRSVFYDTDYLREEQREELRICPRCAGFRRITSAATQRTGQRYTVFCVSLPRACCESCAEEARDSYEEMKDRPAFDYVYLQDRILDEFRTFDTKAEVESLL, from the coding sequence GTGAAGCCGACAGGGGTGCTCTTCTTCCCTGCCTTTGACTGGGCCATCAGCCCTACTCACCCTGAACGGGAGGAGAGGCTCCTCTATACGCGGGACCAGCTCTTTGAAGAGGGGATAATGGACATGGATGAAATTTCCGAGTACCATCCCCGTCTGGCCTCTTTCAAGGAGGTATCGAGGACCCATTTCTGCGTGCCCTCCGTCGATACCCGCGTTACCCAGGCCCATCTCGTTTCCGCGGGATCGGCACTCGTGATGGCCGACGCTTTCATGAAGGGGGAGGTCAAGAATGCATTCGCGATCATAAGGCCGCCCGGGCACCACGCCATGACGGTAAGCCACGGCAACCGCGGTTTTTGCGACATCAATAACGAAGCGGTGATGGTCGAATACCTCCGTCAGACCTACGGGGTAAGGCGGATCGCCATCGTGGATACGGACGTACACCACGGCGACGGCACGCAGGAGATATTCTGGCACGACCCGGACGTGCTTTTCATCTCCTTCCACCAGGACGGGAGGACTCTATATCCCGGGTCCGGCTTTGACGACGAGCTGGGAGGACCATTGGCCTTCGGCACGACCATCAATATACCCCTTGCGCCGCGCACCACGGACACGGGCATCCATTACGTTCTCGACAACCTCGTCCTGCCGCTCCTTGACGAGTTCAAGCCCGAAGTCGTGATCAATTCGGCGGGACAGGATAACCATTATAGCGATCCCCTCTCCAATATGAGCTTCACGGCCCAGGGATACGCCGCGCTGACCACGAGGCTCAAACCTGACATCGCGGTCCTGGAGGGCGGCTATTCGGTGGAAACCGCCTTGCCTTACATCAATATGGGGATTATCATGGCCCTGGCAGGCATCGACTATTCGAACCTCCGGGAGCCCGATTACGATCCGGCGCGATTTAAAGAAACTGCCGATAATATGCGCTACCTCAGGGCCCTTGTCGATCAACAGCTTGCCGTTTTTCGCCAGAGGGAAGAGGTGGTGGAGAAAAACCGCAGGAAGGGCGAAGAATTTGCCTCAATCAAAAGATCGGTCTTCTACGATACCGATTACTTAAGGGAGGAGCAGCGCGAAGAGCTCCGGATTTGCCCAAGGTGTGCCGGTTTCAGGCGCATTACCTCGGCGGCTACCCAGCGCACGGGACAGCGGTACACGGTATTCTGCGTCTCCCTCCCCCGTGCGTGCTGCGAATCCTGCGCAGAGGAGGCCAGAGACTCCTATGAGGAGATGAAAGACCGTCCCGCCTTCGATTACGTATACCTCCAGGACCGGATTCTCGATGAGTTCCGCACCTTCGATACAAAGGCCGAAGTAGAGAGTCTCCTTTAG